The following proteins are encoded in a genomic region of Musa acuminata AAA Group cultivar baxijiao chromosome BXJ2-11, Cavendish_Baxijiao_AAA, whole genome shotgun sequence:
- the LOC135627830 gene encoding protein NRT1/ PTR FAMILY 5.2-like, with the protein MESSSKLAQDYARDGSVDLKGNPVSRSQRGGWFACYFIVVYDAVERMAYQVISSNLVLYLTRNLHQGTVTAANNVTYWVGTGYLMPVLGAYVADAHLGRYWTFVLSSAIYFLGMCLLRLAVSLPSLRPPPCTHQGGAPKCSPASVLQVGVFLGALYVVAFGSGGTKPNISTIGADQFDEFDPRERAHKISFFNWWFFSSFLGTLFAGVVLVFIQDNVGWPLGYGIPTVALLLSVSIFLSGTRFYRHKDPQGSPLTRMARVIVAAIRKWNLPLPKSAAELHELDPEEYMRKGQFRILPSDSLRLLNKAAVRVGSTSTPWMLTTVTEVEETKQMLRMIPIWVACFFPSTVVTQVNTLFVKQGTTLDRRINVGRHHLQIPPATLVSFVTVSMLVSVVVYDRYFVKIMRSWTNNPRGITLLQRIGTGFLLHTITMLVASLTESRRLRAARDDVRLTIFGLIPQFVLMGVADCFMVVGMVEFFYSQAPESMKSLGTSYSFATYGVGNILSSLLLMAVSDITKRNGREGWISNNLNSSHLDYYYALLGVLGFINFVFFVYVSRMYVYKAEVYEQQVEASTEEHRAA; encoded by the exons ATGGAGAGCTCATCGAAGCTGGCACAGGACTACGCCCGTGATGGCTCGGTGGATCTCAAAGGCAACCCTGTGTCGAGGTCTCAGAGAGGTGGATGGTTTGCTTGCTACTTCATCGTCG TGTACGACGCTGTGGAGAGGATGGCGTACCAGGTGATATCATCCAACCTGGTGCTGTACCTCACCAGGAATCTGCACCAAGGCACCGTGACCGCCGCCAACAATGTCACGTACTGGGTGGGAACTGGATACTTGATGCCCGTTCTGGGCGCTTATGTCGCGGACGCACACCTCGGACGATACTGGACCTTCGTCCTCTCCTCGGCCATCTATTTCCTG GGAATGTGCCTGCTAAGGTTGGCCGTCTCCTTGCCATCGTTAAGACCGCCTCCTTGCACTCACCAGGGCGGCGCTCCCAAATGTTCGCCGGCCTCGGTGCTGCAGGTGGGTGTCTTCCTCGGTGCACTCTACGTGGTCGCATTTGGATCTGGAGGAACCAAGCCCAACATCTCCACCATCGGCGCCGACCAGTTCGATGAATTCGACCCCCGGGAGAGGGCTCACAAGATCTCCTTCTTCAACTGGTGGTTCTTCAGCTCCTTCCTCGGAACCCTCTTCGCAGGCGTCGTCTTGGTGTTCATCCAGGACAACGTGGGCTGGCCCTTGGGATATGGAATCCCCACCGTCGCCCTCCTCCTCTCCGTCTCCATCTTCTTGTCCGGCACTCGTTTCTACCGGCATAAGGATCCTCAGGGCAGCCCGCTCACCAGGATGGCAAGAGTCATCGTGGCCGCCATCAGAAAATGGAATCTCCCCCTCCCCAAGAGTGCAGCAGAGCTCCATGAACTGGATCCCGAGGAGTACATGAGGAAGGGACAGTTTAGGATCCTTCCTTCGGATTCCTTGAG GCTTCTCAACAAAGCAGCGGTGAGAGTTGGCTCAACGTCGACACCATGGATGCTGACCACTGTCACCGAAGTCGAGGAAACCAAACAGATGCTGCGAATGATCCCGATTTGGGTCGCGTGCTTCTTTCCATCCACCGTAGTCACCCAGGTGAACACTCTGTTCGTGAAGCAGGGCACCACCCTGGACCGCCGAATCAATGTAGGTCGTCACCATCTCCAAATCCCTCCTGCCACCCTCGTGTCGTTCGTGACCGTCTCCATGCTCGTATCCGTCGTCGTCTACGACCGCTACTTCGTCAAGATCATGAGGAGTTGGACCAACAACCCCAGAGGAATAACTCTGCTTCAGCGAATCGGAACGGGCTTCCTCCTCCAC ACAATCACCATGCTGGTCGCGTCTCTCACCGAGAGCAGACGACTACGGGCGGCCAGAGACGACGTTCGGCTGACCATCTTCGGACTGATTCCTCAGTTCGTTCTCATGGGAGTAGCCGATTGTTTCATGGTGGTGGGGATGGTGGAGTTCTTCTACAGCCAAGCGCCTGAGAGCATGAAGAGTTTGGGCACTTCCTACTCGTTTGCCACCTATGGCGTCGGCAACATTCTCAGCAGTCTTCTGCTCATGGCCGTCTCTGACATTACCAAGAGGAATGGCAGGGAGGGATGGATCTCGAACAACCTCAATTCATCGCATCTGGATTACTACTATGCATTGCTGGGAGTCCTCGGTTTCATCAACTTCGTCTTCTTCGTCTACGTCAGTAGGATGTACGTGTACAAGGCCGAGGTGTACGAACAACAGGTGGAGGCATCGACGGAGGAGCATCGTGCAGCATGA
- the LOC103970559 gene encoding beta-glucosidase 18 isoform X2 yields MERRKKVVVVLASAFIFLVQSLVSTTCALRRDQFPPSFLFGTSTSAYQIEGAYQEGNKSLSNWDVFTHSQGGKIKDGSNGDVAADHYHIYMEDIELMHSLGINSYRFSISWSRVLPRGRYGKINPTGIAFYNNLIDSLLLRGIEPFVTLSHYDIPQELEDRYGAWLSPKIQKDFGYFAEVCFSKFGDRVKHWTTFNEPHMMVRHGYGTGEYPPGHRNKEFIAGHNAILSHATAVEIYRKRYQVKQQGMIGIVIFMCWFEPLRNNSLDFLVAQQVMSFQAAWFLDPIIHGDYPPEMRQALGSRLPTFSIKERRKLQYKLDFIGINHYTSLYVRDCTFSPCKSSRNIGESFIYTERNGIPIGKPTAMPNYYVVPYGIEEVVLYTMRRYNNTPMFITENGYAQHSNSSMTELLNDSDRVDSMRQYLTYLNNAMRKGADVRGYFVWSLIDNFEWLYGYTMRFGLHHVDYNTQKRTPKLSARWYKQFLHGVEGQHEHEQVDTI; encoded by the exons atggagaggaggaagaaggtcgTCGTCGTCCTCGCATCCGCTTTCATCTTCCTCGTGCAGTCGTTGGTTTCCACCACTTGTGCTCTCCGCCGGGATCAGTTCCCTCCATCTTTTCTCTTCGGGACCTCAACCTCCGCCTACCAG ATCGAGGGTGCATATCAAGAAGGTAACAAAAGCTTGAGCAACTGGGACGTCTTCACTCACTCACAAG GAGGCAAGATAAAGGATGGCAGCAATGGAGATGTTGCAGCTGATCATTACCACATCTACATG GAAGATATTGAGCTGATGCATTCACTCGGAATCAACTCCTACAGGTTCTCCATTTCATGGTCGAGAGTCCTCCCAA GAGGTCGATATGGGAAGATTAATCCGACAGGCATAGCATTCTACAACAACCTTATCGATTCCCTGTTGCTAAGAG GCATAGAACCATTTGTCACATTGAGTCACTATGACATTCCTCAAGAACTCGAAGATCGATATGGAGCTTGGCTAAGTCCAAAAATACA GAAAGATTTTGGATATTTTGCTGAGGTTTGCTTTAGCAAATTTGGTGATAGAGTGAAGCATTGGACCACATTCAACGAGCCACATATGATGGTGAGACATGGATATGGCACCGGAGAGTATCCTCCCGGGCATCGCAATAAAGAATTTATAGCCGGTCACAATGCGATATTATCGCATGCTACCGCAGTGGAGATCTATAGGAAGAGATATCAG GTGAAACAGCAAGGCATGATTGGGATTGTAATTTTCATGTGCTGGTTTGAGCCACTCAGGAACAACTCATTGGACTTTCTGGTAGCCCAACAAGTAATGTCCTTCCAAGCTGCATG GTTTCTTGATCCAATAATCCATGGTGATTATCCACCCGAAATGCGGCAGGCTTTAGGTTCAAGACTCCCCACATTCTCAATCAAGGAGAGGAGAAAGCTTCAATATAAGTTGGATTTTATTGGAATCAATCACTATACTAGCTTGTACGTCAGAGACTGTACCTTTTCTCCATGCAAGTCAAGTAGAAATATAGGTGAATCATTTATCTACACCGAAAGAAATGGAATTCCCATTGGAAAACCA ACCGCAATGCCAAATTACTATGTTGTTCCTTACGGCATCGAAGAGGTGGTTTTGTACACCATGAGAAGATACAATAACACCCCCATGTTCATCACTGAAAACG GTTATGCCCAACACAGCAACTCTTCGATGACGGAGTTACTGAATGACAGCGATAGAGTGGACTCCATGCGTCAGTATCTTACATATCTAAACAATGCCATGAG GAAAGGGGCAGACGTTAGGGGTTACTTCGTGTGGTCTCTCATAGATAACTTCGAATGGCTTTATGGGTACACCATGAGATTTGGACTCCATCATGTGGACTACAATAcacagaagaggacaccaaagttaTCGGCGAGGTGGTACAAGCAATTCCTACATGGTGTTGAGGGACAACATGAACATGAGCAAGTAGATACGATTTAA
- the LOC103970559 gene encoding beta-glucosidase 18 isoform X1 — MERRKKVVVVLASAFIFLVQSLVSTTCALRRDQFPPSFLFGTSTSAYQIEGAYQEGNKSLSNWDVFTHSQGGKIKDGSNGDVAADHYHIYMEDIELMHSLGINSYRFSISWSRVLPRGRYGKINPTGIAFYNNLIDSLLLRAGIEPFVTLSHYDIPQELEDRYGAWLSPKIQKDFGYFAEVCFSKFGDRVKHWTTFNEPHMMVRHGYGTGEYPPGHRNKEFIAGHNAILSHATAVEIYRKRYQVKQQGMIGIVIFMCWFEPLRNNSLDFLVAQQVMSFQAAWFLDPIIHGDYPPEMRQALGSRLPTFSIKERRKLQYKLDFIGINHYTSLYVRDCTFSPCKSSRNIGESFIYTERNGIPIGKPTAMPNYYVVPYGIEEVVLYTMRRYNNTPMFITENGYAQHSNSSMTELLNDSDRVDSMRQYLTYLNNAMRKGADVRGYFVWSLIDNFEWLYGYTMRFGLHHVDYNTQKRTPKLSARWYKQFLHGVEGQHEHEQVDTI, encoded by the exons atggagaggaggaagaaggtcgTCGTCGTCCTCGCATCCGCTTTCATCTTCCTCGTGCAGTCGTTGGTTTCCACCACTTGTGCTCTCCGCCGGGATCAGTTCCCTCCATCTTTTCTCTTCGGGACCTCAACCTCCGCCTACCAG ATCGAGGGTGCATATCAAGAAGGTAACAAAAGCTTGAGCAACTGGGACGTCTTCACTCACTCACAAG GAGGCAAGATAAAGGATGGCAGCAATGGAGATGTTGCAGCTGATCATTACCACATCTACATG GAAGATATTGAGCTGATGCATTCACTCGGAATCAACTCCTACAGGTTCTCCATTTCATGGTCGAGAGTCCTCCCAA GAGGTCGATATGGGAAGATTAATCCGACAGGCATAGCATTCTACAACAACCTTATCGATTCCCTGTTGCTAAGAG CAGGCATAGAACCATTTGTCACATTGAGTCACTATGACATTCCTCAAGAACTCGAAGATCGATATGGAGCTTGGCTAAGTCCAAAAATACA GAAAGATTTTGGATATTTTGCTGAGGTTTGCTTTAGCAAATTTGGTGATAGAGTGAAGCATTGGACCACATTCAACGAGCCACATATGATGGTGAGACATGGATATGGCACCGGAGAGTATCCTCCCGGGCATCGCAATAAAGAATTTATAGCCGGTCACAATGCGATATTATCGCATGCTACCGCAGTGGAGATCTATAGGAAGAGATATCAG GTGAAACAGCAAGGCATGATTGGGATTGTAATTTTCATGTGCTGGTTTGAGCCACTCAGGAACAACTCATTGGACTTTCTGGTAGCCCAACAAGTAATGTCCTTCCAAGCTGCATG GTTTCTTGATCCAATAATCCATGGTGATTATCCACCCGAAATGCGGCAGGCTTTAGGTTCAAGACTCCCCACATTCTCAATCAAGGAGAGGAGAAAGCTTCAATATAAGTTGGATTTTATTGGAATCAATCACTATACTAGCTTGTACGTCAGAGACTGTACCTTTTCTCCATGCAAGTCAAGTAGAAATATAGGTGAATCATTTATCTACACCGAAAGAAATGGAATTCCCATTGGAAAACCA ACCGCAATGCCAAATTACTATGTTGTTCCTTACGGCATCGAAGAGGTGGTTTTGTACACCATGAGAAGATACAATAACACCCCCATGTTCATCACTGAAAACG GTTATGCCCAACACAGCAACTCTTCGATGACGGAGTTACTGAATGACAGCGATAGAGTGGACTCCATGCGTCAGTATCTTACATATCTAAACAATGCCATGAG GAAAGGGGCAGACGTTAGGGGTTACTTCGTGTGGTCTCTCATAGATAACTTCGAATGGCTTTATGGGTACACCATGAGATTTGGACTCCATCATGTGGACTACAATAcacagaagaggacaccaaagttaTCGGCGAGGTGGTACAAGCAATTCCTACATGGTGTTGAGGGACAACATGAACATGAGCAAGTAGATACGATTTAA